A window of Gambusia affinis linkage group LG03, SWU_Gaff_1.0, whole genome shotgun sequence genomic DNA:
TCTACTTCTACTCATATGCTGCCCATACATTCATACTCAATTAATGTAATACCTTTTCTCCACTCATGCGTTTCAAATGATGTGATTCTGACATAGTCATTTGAGTTTCCAGTAACTAATTAGATTTGCTGTATTGAAACTTTTGGTTTTGATAAATTGGTTTTGTTGCATTCATGAAGTGCCAAACCTCTGCTGCATATTGTTTCTTATGCTCCACCACAGAAAGTCCTGTGTCATCTGGCTACAGATGAGGAGGATGGTGCAGCCGTGGCACTGATGAGGCATTTCGGAGTGCCAACCAAAGAATACCATCTCAAAGTGCTGAAGaaggtattttgtttttacagcttctgtttaaAAGCATACTTGCACTTCATTTTGATTTCTTGCATTTCAGATGGTGACAAGAATACAGGAAAGCATTGGGAATGGTCGGTGTTCAAGTAAAGGGTAAATATAATTCACATTCAAACAAGCTGTACTCCTGGTAGATTGGTGTCTGTTCTGTTGACTGAGATTGCAAGAaatttgatcaataaaataaaaactacataaataaaaaagaagttcaAGTATCTATTAACCAGATGGATACTTGCAGTAGTGTATCACATTCccacaattaaaatgtttcccaaatTTATGTGATTTTTGTAACGGTTAGTGAACTAATGTGACATCATTTGAGTTCAAAAAGGTACAATTAtcaattattctttttttatttttagcttgttCTGTTCTTGTTGTCTGAATCTTAAGGTTAGAATCTAATGTGTGCCTCATTATTGTACAgtactttatttacaaaaaacaaagaaataaacactaTAAATATGTGCAATAGAATGTTCTGTTAAGAACATTACAGCTGTGTCTGCTTTTTAGGGGATCTATGAAGGAGTTGactttaaatggaaaaacaaagctaTGCAGGAAAGATCAGCAAACATTAAATCTAATCTTCACCTCCTATAGTTCTGTCTCCACAGTAATATAACTTTCTCAAACTCCACAAAGGTGTTCATGTGGCAGTATTTGGGCTGCATCAGAGGCTTGTGTGCCTCTCATCACATGTCCTGAAGCGTCTCCTCTTATTGATGCTTTGCTGCAACAGCAGATGAGTTGCATCAGAGAAGGTCTGAGTGAAAACTTCCTTGATGCTCTACACTCTGCCTACTCAAGGTACAGAGAATGTTTCTACTTGATTTTTAGCTTGTGCTGCcatatttgagaaaaatatgcTAAGTGCAATGTCGTACTTATTAAGGATTATTTTATGTCGGTTCTAAAAAGGATGTAAAGTCTTGATTACTAGAAAGGTTGGGAGGTTTTCAGAAATGCTCTAAAATCTTACAGTTGCGGAATAAAACTGAATACTGAATACAATTGAATACAAGTCTTTATTAATACATCTTAATATATTGATGTCCAATTTGGAGATGAAAGggatttaattttacttaaaacaatatcTGTTAACTCCGCTGATGAGGAAAAAAGTTAGAACACCCTCCTACCTGATAGGTTGCTTTACCCCCTTTGACTGAAATAACTCCAGATAAACGCTTCTGGTTGCCATCTACCCGTCGCTGACGTCACGTCTGAGTGAGGTTTTTCCTACTCCTCACTTTCAACTGCAAGATATTTTAGTGGTTCTTGTACTGCTTGCTTCAATTCTCCTGAAAATGCCCCCCACGCCCCTCCAAAAAAAGATCAAGTTACTGTCAGCATATGTGCTAATATCTAAATAGTGCAAAattatgaaattttattttaaaatacaaccTACAAATATTTCCAGGTGCGACCTGCTACTGGACGAGCAGGCAGTTGTTTCTCTGTGGTATCAGAGCTTACCCAGCCTGGAGGAAGCTGTGCTCAATCTGTTGGAATCTGCTACTACAGCAGGATCAACACCAAACCAGGTGGAGGACCGAGTGTCGAAGTCATTACTGGTGGGTCCTCTTTTCATGATTATAGAAACATGTCTGACTGTCCACATCTGACAGTGGGACATGACAAACAACTGTCGAAGAACTATTGTCTACGCTACCGTGTTTGACCAAGCAGAACAGATTGAGTCATTACTGTGGTGGGATATTAAGGAGACAGAATTCAAAATGAATgcttaaaaacagattttgtccCTACATTTTAGGGCGTCAACAAAATGGTATAAATGGACACttgttgtattttacattttttaaaggaatataCCCATGTTAGACACACTCGAGtgaataaaacatatatttttttattttactggtttGAACAGAAAAGCAATTATTATTCCAACTGCTGCAAAAATGATATACAGAGGGTGTCACATGGTGCAGTGGTAAAGGAGGCGCACCATGTACAGAGACTGCATAGTCCACACAGTTgatcctgggtttgattcctgaccccagctgtgtttttttcctctctctgcctTTCCTTCTGTCCAGCTATTAATGAATTAAGGTCACCAGTGCCATAAAAAGCCTtataaaaaagcaaatttatacAGATGATTAAgtgtaatatatttatttattgttattttgattttggttcatgtatcatagaaagaaaaaaaacacccaattTTAGGAGTAGTTTTTCAGAAGCTATTTTATCAAGTATTATGACTTTTAATCTTTCTTCTTCTTATAAAGTAACACAGATGTTGCGAGCCAACGTTCGCTGGTAAATTAGATGGGATGTCTGTTCTGGTTGCCAGCTGGCAGATGGGTCtttaacaaaaatgattttaatataatgtaataGAATAGAACATAtgtagaaaaagcaaaaattgaaACTGCtgaattgttattatttatgatTTGCCTATCAATGAGTAgaagagaaatttattttcttttgtgctgtagcattttttgttattttctctgctgcctGATTTTATAACATTTGATCCCTTTGATAAGCTTCTGATAAATATGTTGCTcctgttaaattatttttttggtacACAGCGTCTCATCTGCCTCAAATTAAACAGTCTCACAAGAGAAGCCGCTGCACACATCCATATGTGTTCAGTTCCCCTTTGAAGCACTTTGTAAACTGAAACTCAACAATTTTAATAAGTGAGGATCTTAGGAATGTTCCATTGTATTTTTTGGGGTGGGTCATTATCGAGAGCTTTGCCTGTCAGATCTATTTGGCTTTTGTTCTGCTTGCCTCTCACATAATTTGGCAAACTCCAGACCACGTCTCACATCATTTGGCTGTGTGATATTATACTCACTATCACTTCAATGGCTCAGTGCTCGTCACTTCATATggcttcaaaaatgttcttttttttaactttagaaTTGCCGTTACTGAACTTCATCTCTGACATATAGTGATATTATATTTACCATTTGTTGCCCAAAGAGAGGCTGACTTTTAGATGCAAGTTGTTTTCCAGATTTTAGCCACTGGGAGATTAGGATCAGTGTGATTTCATTTGTCACAGAAACTACACTAACAGAAATTTGATAAAGCAAATTCTGAATCTTGCCAAAACATGCTTTCTGTATACCGTCTCTGCCAAATTTCTGTACACATCcataaaattattcacacaaaGGTTATTACTGACATCTTGTTTACCTCACTTTCTGATTGCATTTTTGTGGCGGTTGGGAATGTCAGTAAAATTtaaatgggaaagacaaactTACCTGCCTTTTGTTTTGTACTAATCAGGTTCGTGAGGCGGTGCTGCTTATTTTATTCAGTAGTGATGGTTCACTTAACCTGTGTATATATCAAGGGGAACTGCACACTCTTTGTGTTTAGAGATACTTCTCACAAATTAAGAGATGGCAGTGCACACTAGTGCATATTCATTTGGCTTACCATTACATATACAGAAATTAAACCTGCCAGATAAATCGGATTAAATCTGCCATTTTGAGTTGGGAGTAACTTTTCTGTCACAAAGTTAGTTTCAAGTGTGCCTGAACTGTAGGTTTTCGTTCTGCATCTCCAAATGGAAACAACTGAGAGAGGACAAAGTGGTTGTTGACACATGAAAGGtgaatttttccttttcaactAGAATCTCGGGATCCCATGTATATGCTCTTAAGTCAAATTTACATGCCCTTGTGTTAATTCAGTCCATCATCCACTCATGTCGTGCTTTTGACTATAGCATTACATCTggcattgtgtttttattaagaaaaaggGAGGTTCAGGTTTCATGTGTCTGTTTACATGACTGTGTGGGATActtctaaacaaaaataaaaagtagggAAATCTGAGATGTCTGGGCTCTCTCCATCTCCTCACTTGCCTGCCTTTCTCGAACTTGTTTATGCTACAGTCAAAAAtgggaaacataaaaatgcGTTCGCATTCCTCATTTTGGCTTTTCCTACCGCCTTCTGACCCAGGCAGAGGGCCCAATAACAATAAACACTCACTTCCTGCCCTAgactcctaaaaaaaaacaaaaaaacaggatgtTTGTTGTGTGCTGTAATTGACTCTCCTTGAAGTCATACCTCCTTCATTGTCGTAAGGTATGAAGGAGGATGctaaaaaagcagtttttgagATCTATGATGCTTCACACACATCCATGAATGAAAGTGAGGATGTACAATTTTATACCAGTCATTTGCTAACTTATCTCTGGTGTGCATACAAGCATGCAAAGGGCAATAACCTGGTCTTGTTTTATAAGAATAAGGTAAAAACTGGTTTGGAGTATTTTGTGATTGTAATTACACTGTATAGACACTTGGTGGAACTATTTGTTGTTTAATTCTGTTATAATTTGACTCATACCCTGGTCTTCTGTCCATTTCATTTAATAACTCTGTTACTGATACTATGTGCAGTTTTATTACTCCTCATTTGTTCATATATGGACATAGAGCCATTATATATTTTACCTGCTGGATATCAAGTCCCAACTCTTAATGCGTTCTAAACTGCAAATCACTGCTTTTCCACCAGCTGCTAGTaaatcaagcaaaaacaaacaaatacaaaaagaaacacgACTGTCATGCATTCATCTCTTCCTACTGTACTGCTCTGCTGGGGTAAAACCTGTGAGGTATATGACATGTGAACCACATGGTATTATATGTGTTGCGTATTGAGCGCCAGATAATTAGGGACTCAGAGACATGCACGGTACAGCTGTTAAATGTTTGCACTGGGGCGTTTTAGAATGTATTAAATCTGAAACACATGATGAGTGTGGATTAGGAGGAGATGAGAAAATGAGTATGTGGGAGTGTTAGGGAGGCTTGACAGAGTGGGGAACTGAGTGTTTAATGAGGAGAAAGTGAGAACAGAGAAACTATGATTTCAAATGGAATCATTTAGATGGTCCAACAGTGTCACCTGGTGGTTAAGCACTCTTGTTAAAAAGTGGTATATTGTTGCCATTGTTTTCTGAACCTGCTGATATTGATTATGCATTTTAATATGTATGGCCATAGCTTGTAAAGTTTGCcccttttgtgtgttttagccTAAAGCTTGTGCTCAGCATTGTTCAGTATTCCTAGTTGTTAACGACATCTTCAGGTAAGTGCAGtggatttaatttgaatttaagatGTTATTTAACAATAGtctatttctttgtttcatgcTGAATATTTTGgttatgtgttgttgtttttttttacacttttggtAGGACTGTTCTTAAACAGACTGAAACGAATGAgcgtgttaaaaatgtttttcaaacatttaccaAATGCTTCTTCATGGAGCTTTCACGATTGCAGCCTCAGgtaagacagattttttttatttctcccttTAAAAGAGACTCACGTCGTTACTTTATTATATGGCTTAATATTAGACTCAGTAAagcacttcatttttttttctcatagtgacaaagataaaagaaaaattaaaaagggaaaagagtaaaaaaagatTGATATTGCATTATGACATAAACTAAGTGCAATCAGAATGAacacacaaatcaaaaatatctaTAGATCTAAACCTCTCTGCTaaagaaaatggtttaaataaaatatgcagaaggaaattaaatgtccaCATTTTCTTGATACTGCAATCTATTTTCCCTACACCCTGAGTGAAGTGTTTGGTTGTGTGATGAAAGCCACGCTATATTAAGCAAAAAagaatttggaaataatttgttGTAGCTAAAGCCTGCAAAAATAACAGATGACAAAATCTTGCATAATCATTGCGCATTTTCATAACTGAAGCAAAAGAAATCATCTTTTATATCTAATAACTTGAGAGAAGAAAATCTCTACAAAGTTTAGAATGTAACTGAAAACGattcattattaaaataaaacaagcttatTTTTACACCACAGGGTTAGCTGAACACCTGAGGTGGAGAACAATTTCCTGCACTCAACAGGAAAATTCACTGCTGATGAATCTTCACCACCATTATCACTTTATCTCCAGCTGAGAGCTCCACTGTTCACACTACACTCCCATAGCTGACACCTCTACTCGACTGACAATGAATTCAAATGATTAATTTACACGTAAAACCTTTGTCCAGATAATCACCTGGAGTGATTGGCGAATATGCTGCCCTGGTGTGTCACTGTGTACTTTTAGCTGAAACTCTCAGCCCTTAGTACAGTTCTGTTGCTTTATCATCCAATTAGAAGTCCTGTATGGCCATATTGTAATTATGTGGCACCTGCATGACATACATAAATATTAAGAGACAGTCAGTAAATGTGGTACTCTGAAAATTCACATACTATCTACAAAACAGTTCTGTGAATGCTGTATATTTCTCTTAGCTTTTATCTATAAGTATAAAGGTGAtacacagttttaaaaagttatagaaaattatggaaataggttcttttgtttttgtaggttTGAATAAGTATGGTAAATGAAACCACGGAATATggaaaaattgtttcttttcatatttaatgcctttgtttttccagaagCTAAAACTATAACATAATTCCTAAATGCTCACTATATTTCCAATGCCATTCTTGTTCCTTAAATTGCTTcatcacaattttttatttttttatttttttattgaaaaagttgattaattgatgttagaaaattaaaaatttaaacaacctgtatttcaaaacaggaaaatatcaaCCCAGATATGGTATGTctgttattgatttttaaatggaGCCCATCTAGATTGTGGCATTGGAAGAAAAGATgtgaaatattctttttttcttctttttcacacacCATCTTTGTCACTTTTGTGGTTTATGGAAGATGCAGTAATTGGAACACAAATCAGAACTGACTATTTTCCagtgagtcttttttttttattactttttatagtctcaatagtatttttttcaaaaaaacttttttaagtAAGCTTTCACAATTAATTGCACTACATAAAACAAATGGTAACTAAAGATCTGGACTTTAAAGTATGAAATAATTTCACCTCCAATATGGCAAAAACTTAAACGAATACCTGGTTGCTCTGAttttttacaactaaaaaaGCCAGTGAGTGTTCACTACGTCAAATATAATAAGACTGAACTGGAAGTAAAAAAGGTCCCCATTTACAGCcccaaatgaaaaataatctatttctctcacactttttaatttatatataatgATTAAGATAATTagtcattaatatttataagaTATATTTCCAAGGAACTTCCAAATGACTTGTCTCCATCAAGTGTATGTGTTATATTTGAGTTTGCTCGgtttacatttgatttattttagatatagcaatattttagacatttaatgCCCGACAGCGCCTGCTCAAAAACATCTCCGTCCGCAGGGAATACATCAAACAGAACCGCCTCGCTCAGGAAAAGCTGGTCTCTCTTCTTCCTGAGTACGTGGTTCCATTTATGATCCACTTGTTGGCCCATGACCCTGATTTCACAAAACCGCATGAGTGTCTGTGGTTCATGTTGGAAGTCCTGATGAGCAAGAATGAGAACAACAGTCACGCGTTTCTTAGGAAGATGGTTGAGAACATCAGACAAATGAAAGTCGCTCAGTGTCCCGAAGATGCAAAGGCATCCAAGGTTTACAGGAGATTCAAATCTCCATTCATTGCTGTCTGACTTGAAGTATCTCCATACGTTGGATCATTTTAGCCTGTGGGAACTTTAAAACCTGGTTTAATcaagagcaaaaaaagaaattatccaTAGCACGCAGAAATGTATGACACTCTCAGAGACCAACTGCAGCAAGTGACTTTacttcacacacacagcagtttggtagaaaatgttttattttttattaaaaagatacatttattttttaaagaaatgctcaGTTTACACAAGATTGTGTCTACTAAAAATATCAGAGGCGATTGATTCCATGGACCACGAGGATAGACTGCAGCAGTCCAAATACAATGTGTCAtgtgcattttcaaaataatttctataatttgattaaacttatacataaaatctaaaaatatgtaCATGGAAAAACCTagatttttaatattgatatttGCGGTAGGAGCAATCAGAGCCGATGGAAGAGTTATGGTGTTTGTATGGACCTCtgttttagttgttgttgtCACATTGCTCCAAATGTCTCGTATTACATGCCACATTACACATTTGCTCCAGCATTATCACCATACTTTTCAGGACGTCATTTGAAGGGTGCAGAAAGTGACGTGAAGTCTTATCTCCACTATTCAGTTAAAATTTGTTCCTCTATTTCAGACATCTGCGTCTTTAAAAgccttcttcccacagtccccTCCAAGTCTTCTGATTCCTCTCTTCACCATGCCTTCAGGTCAGTGTGCTCATACATCTTCACTGAGTTTGTCTGCCTTAACTCCTGggaaaaatgcacaaaactCTCTAGTGTGAGTAATAGTGTAATGAAGTGTTATTTAGCAGTGCGTAAACAGCTTTTCTTcaacagaatgaatgaatgagcaAGTTTGTGCCTTTATATGTAACATACCTATACAGtaactatttttgtttatattcaaGTTACTATGACGTGAGGTGTTATTACTTCTCCAAAATCAATACACAGGTTTAATCATTTGCTTTGCCAGCTCATGGGCTTGATCATAGTTACACAAAGACGCTTAACTGCATTGAGTAAGTGTTGGGAGTATTAACAGCTCTATGTGGGGGAATGTGTATGGTTGAAGAGATGCAGAGTAGGTGAGTGCAGGAACGCTGCTTATCAGTGTATGCCCAGACTGGCCCACAGGCAAGAATTATTTACATGAATGGAGCCATTTAGGGACACACTGAAGTCCTGCCAGAAATCACAGTTAATTATTActctgtgcttgtgtgtgtgtgtggtgaaaggTAATATTTCACTAGGGACTGAATAGTAATGATATTGTAAAAAGGTGAAAGATCCAAGTTTCATGCATCCCATGTAAgtcataaatacacaaatagcGTTGCATTCTTAATACTTAGCTCAAGGGGACCTTCAGatatttgttagtttgtttgtcGAGCTGAAATGTCATCTTGTTGAAGGAAGATGTCCTTGTCATAGGAAAAGTATTTTCCCAAAATGCAGTTTCTAACTCTACTCTGGTCATCAAAACAACTttatagctgttttttttttccttctttttaataacaacagcaaaaacaatgaaGCAACAAAACAAGCTGAAGACATTCGATTCGAGTATCCTTGAATTTAGAGTCTTCGTAGATATGTTCAATAACAATTCCTTTCACTAGACCGTGGTAAGAAGCATCAGCTTCATTTTTTACTCAGAGGTGGGGTTCAAAAGATGTGTAAATTGTAATTACAACTAGAAAAAATTGAATTTCCTTTCAAAATAGAATGTGAGGGCTGtaagctgaatattttaagtgaaaattgCAAAAGCATTTGAAGTCAACTGCAGAGGATGTGCCAAAATGTAAGAAACTGgaagaaccagcagcagaataAGGCAAAAGCctgcaaaatgcaaataaagaaaactgtagaagagaagagaaaactTTCAGTCAATGCAAAAATCCCAGCCAAAGACTATTAGAAATATGTGCAGAACACTGCTTACAAAGCTAAGCAGGGTTGGAAGAAGGGTTTGAATTAGCTTTGGAAAAAGGGATGAATTTAGGGTTGTACTGAGATGAGGAATTAGGGATAGAATAAGGTTatagcagatttttaaaaataaattatgggATGTTGTTCTGTGCATTTCAAAGAGGCCGAAAATGATtgcaaaaatctgaatatttcataaaccGCAGAAGATGTCGGTACCAAAATACATAGTCTGAACGATCAGAATAAGGTAATAGTGGAAAGGTTCAAATAACACATAGTATGCAGAAGTAGTTAGGTGGCACAAGGTGTACTGGGAAAAAAGTAGAGCAATCACACTAGTCGTGATGTTACAGTAAAATTTAGATGTATTTTggtcctttttaaaaaaaaaacccaaatagcaattaaattgatttaatgtaagtttttaattttttttcagagatgCCTCAGGAGAGTTTGAAAAACCACCTGATGTGGGTCAGCAGCTCATTACAGAGGCTGactgaggaggaagaagatgaggaagacTCAGATAGTAGCAACATGAGGTGAGAAAGGGAAACTCGACAGCGAAATGTGCTAATGTGTGTCTGCTTCCAGCAACATGTTGGAACCCTATTCAGCATGGTGTTCCTATTTCCATTAGTTCCCATTGAGATGGTGGTTAGTCAGTAATTTCCCGTTGCATCATAGCAGAGCGGTCCTGGAGCACAGTGTGGCTTCTCCAAGCATTCATTAGAGGCCGTTAGCTTTGGGGAGAAAAAGAGACGTTATGAGGTCCAATAAATAGAGAAGTAGTTCAGAACAAGAAGCAGAAAGCAGGGAGAAGGTGCACACATTAAATAACATCGCtatgggaagaaaaaacatgtacagttgtctttatttaaaagaaaaaaaagctagatTGGGttgaaaaacatgcatttaaaaaaaaaaaagaagaaaaacagatgatGTCGTAAAGATGGAGACGGGTGACTTGATACCCTCAGGATGCGGTTTTTGAACAGGGCCTATTATCCCGCCGCCGCTCGAATCTGAAGCTCCATTCAAAAGTCTCTAAGCGAGCCAGCGGTGGTAAATAGTGCCTTACTGCTGCCAAGGCCCTGCAGAGGGCTGCTGCTGTTGGTATGCTGAAGCCAAGTGGATGAGAGGATGAGGAGAGAAATGATGGtattagagcaggggtctcaaactccaggcctcgagggtcgcagtcctgcaacctttagttGTGCCtttgctgcagcacacctgaatagaataattaatgctctggagaactggtctacacaaggtggaggtaattaagtcatttcattccagtgttttgtacctgtggcacatctaaaaactgcaggactgcggccctcgaggactggagtgtGAGACCCCTGTATTAGAGGAAATGTGAGAATCATCTTTACTCCTCAGTCTTCACATTGCCTTCAGTGTTGCAGCTGTGCAGCTCGGTGTAGTCTGCTGCAGCATTCTTCATTTCCAAACTGTTTACAATCTATTTTTGTCACAGCAGTccataattttcacattttttatatcCACTTCAGCCCTCTAAAtgatttcctctttttaaaaatcatcataCATATTCAGGACACTAATATGACTTAAgagacttttctctttttgaagtTTATCAGGTTTATTTCAGAGTTAGGACACTGAAATAGGCTTGttgaacaaaatgttgttttagcaATTTGAATTGCATTGCCTCTGCTAACCATGACAGAGAATAGGTCTGTTGCAGGAAGATAgttggcttttatttatttatttattaagttatttttttgcttgggtcccttttttttttttgtttatttttagatttcagaTTAAGAAATATGGTACTGTTTACTGCAAAATTAATGTCAAAGGCTTGAATGTcataaatttcagattttttaactTGAACTCGTCTTTGTTTATGAGTTACTTAATTTAGGTTTAGGTCAAGGAAGGCCACCTcaaaattgttatttattaGCCAGCGATAAACCCTTCtaaagctgattctgattcGTTTGAGTTGACTTTCTGGTTGGGACACATAACGGTGtcaaaattttaatcttttaactgTTTATTTGAAGTGAAGTTGACACAAATTTGTTCACAGTGCTTTTTCTTTACCATGCCATTCACTTTTCGTGCTGCACTACCAGccttttaaatatacatatgttcttatattaaataatatgtaaaatatgttcaaataaaTACAGCATGGCGGCTGGACAGTGGCGCAgctggtagcactgttgccttacagcaagaaggtcctgggtttaaTTCCCAGTCCAGCTTTAGTTCATGAGGTTGTGTGAAAACTGTTGGGCTAAAAATGATGACTTCACAGTGGGTTTTTTATGAAAGTGGGAGATGCATAGCATAGTGGAAAAACTGAGACTTGGGTGGGTTCAGTGCCAGGGTGTTAAAAGAGTTAAACCAGACCACCCAAACCACTTGAGTAAATGAGCTGTTTACTGCTCTGTATGCATTGCACCGTGGTCTAATTTCACTAGTATTCTATGTTTTTACATAGACATAGCACCCTGCttactcatttatttcaaaaaggagaaatattttcactgttCACAATTTTCATCTTGACAAGGAGAAAATACGCAGAGATTACTGATGACTTTTACGTTTAAATAATTGCAGGTGATTTCCTCTACCACCAAACTATTTTTACCCAAATGTTCATGAAACatattaatttcattaattaaCCTGTGATcgctgctcttcctcctgtcCTACAGAGGGAACCATAAAGTGTTTGAGGCGTGGTTCCTTCTGGTTCAGTGTGGCTACTGGGTGCAGGTGGTGGTCCAGCTGCTGGTCACATCAGGTCCCGAAGACTGTGGTCCCCTCCTGTGGTTACTGACCTTTTATCATCACCCCACCAACAGGTGGCACCACAGAGCTTCACAGCTGGTGAGAGTTTTTCTCATAAATGGCATTTGCAGTACCTTGCAAAGGTTTTTCTTCACAACCACAGATTTCActatattttatgtgataaactaATACAAAATAACTcttaattgtgaagtggaaaataTGACACATGTTTTTTTACACCTGTGTTCAAATAagaatctgaaatgtttgtatattttcaaGCCTTTGTACTGTTATAGCCTGAGAATTTGGCACAACAGCAAACCTGGCGAAACATTGGCTATCTACCTAAATATGGAGGTCCATGATAATTTTGGATGAGCTATGGCCTTTTGATGGTTTGAAAGATCAGAATATAGACAGTTCATAATAATTAGATTTAGGTTATTCTTAAAATTACATCCACATATCCACCTACATCCTGACCACTTCAATAAATTAACGGTCAAAAAAATGCATCACCTATTTCAGAATGATGCTCACTCCTAAAATGGTCTCAAATTAGATTCTGAAGTctttgataaattatttttcttctacgAGTCAAATTTACCAGTAGTGCTCTCTAACTTCAAcggattttgttgtttgttttatatgtaaagagaatataaacaaacatttttgctaaatcatagaatatattataaatataacatCCTTGTCACTCTCGGTCAAATGGAGACCATCGTTGACATTTTGGGCTACCTGCCATCTTGTGGCAGTTCTTAAACATGactgctcacacacactctcaatATAATCTGATTGAGAttgagcta
This region includes:
- the fancc gene encoding Fanconi anemia group C protein isoform X2; translation: MTELQVQQTTAHCLNVQEMPFWHEKAIAWGQADTPHTRNDISLHLKRLRNFLQQLLSEISSVKVLCHLATDEEDGAAVALMRHFGVPTKEYHLKVLKKMVTRIQESIGNGRCSSKGCSCGSIWAASEACVPLITCPEASPLIDALLQQQMSCIREGLSENFLDALHSAYSRCDLLLDEQAVVSLWYQSLPSLEEAVLNLLESATTAGSTPNQVEDRVSKSLLPKACAQHCSVFLVVNDIFRTVLKQTETNERVKNVFQTFTKCFFMELSRLQPQTSASLKAFFPQSPPSLLIPLFTMPSEMPQESLKNHLMWVSSSLQRLTEEEEDEEDSDSSNMRGNHKVFEAWFLLVQCGYWVQVVVQLLVTSGPEDCGPLLWLLTFYHHPTNRWHHRASQLVQAKAAWDHLYSLFSIVAHPLPADHLQSFISLLAPKPQQPSLAPSLTLNLLVNFATFGQLPQSISAEITQKVVHQSGLQDEAARVLSSLRLGLNDRGSFANDRVHLRIEELHNTIKNKCKPDGRSQTDT
- the fancc gene encoding Fanconi anemia group C protein isoform X1, with the translated sequence MTELQVQQTTAHCLNVQEMPFWHEKAIAWGQADTPHTRNDISLHLKRLRNFLQQLLSEISSVSSTTETLNRLPLLGQLLGRLCWNPHVTAEGASRGLLLQCLLALYSEHPSNAVERKANQWIQKVLCHLATDEEDGAAVALMRHFGVPTKEYHLKVLKKMVTRIQESIGNGRCSSKGCSCGSIWAASEACVPLITCPEASPLIDALLQQQMSCIREGLSENFLDALHSAYSRCDLLLDEQAVVSLWYQSLPSLEEAVLNLLESATTAGSTPNQVEDRVSKSLLPKACAQHCSVFLVVNDIFRTVLKQTETNERVKNVFQTFTKCFFMELSRLQPQTSASLKAFFPQSPPSLLIPLFTMPSEMPQESLKNHLMWVSSSLQRLTEEEEDEEDSDSSNMRGNHKVFEAWFLLVQCGYWVQVVVQLLVTSGPEDCGPLLWLLTFYHHPTNRWHHRASQLVQAKAAWDHLYSLFSIVAHPLPADHLQSFISLLAPKPQQPSLAPSLTLNLLVNFATFGQLPQSISAEITQKVVHQSGLQDEAARVLSSLRLGLNDRGSFANDRVHLRIEELHNTIKNKCKPDGRSQTDT